One Anaerobacillus alkaliphilus genomic region harbors:
- a CDS encoding glutamate synthase-related protein, with protein MKKKWTPENFTGFKNQEHDACGIVSAIEKKRIPTKKNIDDVIDALVKMNHRAGFINEEGDGVGIHIDIPRTLWKEKLQQTNQNPELATNPNFVVGHLFIRKQANVENVKETIRSHFSDANFEIVFESDQVTNTLALGPMGRREEPCFWQVALLSKNNVEKLSSKLFDLTVEIEKDLTVHVVSLSQYHAVYKVLGAGDILPKFYSDLANPLVASTMTLGHNRYSTNTLSNFFRVQPFSVIGHNGEINTIAKLRDEATMLGVPLVDGASDSQDLSRTLETFICKHNYSLFEALEIMFPPIINEMKAFPEHLQDLYTYIREAWGHFAQGPAGIISRFGDEAAFSLDSLGLRPLWMLENDSSYYFSSEQGILPSSEFVAEPKPLAPGEKVGMKWNEDDTIHVFFHEEVQEEVYNRMKKRLNVTDSRSRLVATIEKVDTPLKMKLKVTNNYYSAFGWEREHIQMVEQMAEKGVEPIRSLGHDAPLAAIDPGRKNLADFIKESVAVVTNPAIDRDREMEHFSTRVIVGKRPSPFQEAPFNVIEVVSPLVVEGSPGEYLASKENHPSYEQVIEHFKKTDEVYYLALSFSKEESIADALTRLVSEATTAIEGGAAVLVLDDEKAHKKDQLWLDPSLAVSALDQGLTEKQLRRHCSIIARSGSIRSLHDIAVLFGLGADVINPYLMFATVVEQSDAPAVQLYTALNKGLEKVISTLGIHELRGYGRLFSAMGLNKEVSDVLNIVNFLGSTEVAFNFETMKQDSLARAEDFNNEGARPGKLFHFFPRIWKSIGDLASGNAPYQDYKNKLEEQELKNPISIRHLTDLVKSSKPLNPEDVDVSVKKHSLPFMISSMSFGSQNEIAFRAYAEAADRLNMISFNGEGGEIKDMLGKYPNTRGQQVASGRFGVNVELLNSTNLIELKIGQGAKPGEGGHLPGSKVTAKVAAARNATTGSDLISPSNNHDIYSIEDLAQIITEFKTANDQAKVAVKVPIVPNIGTIAVGIAKAGADYITLSGFDGGTGAARVHALQHVGLPIEIGVKAAHNALLEAGLRNSVELWADGGMRSALDVMKVILLGANRVGFGTLAMIAVGCTTCRGCHLDTCHVGIATQIETEAQAKEHGLRRFVPRQFDMAVEGLMNLFTAFGKELQVLTAALGAKRTQDLVGRSDLLAQTRGLDQMDLTSMLETLSITDISQFEAKSQIEEGRLAVAVGAEYLDNNVEELAQSREFTQVTAEQRVLGSRVSCHRVRGKLDGSYRSLPEVTLNFKNGSIPGNGLGAYNSAGVAINVHGGAQDGVGKTAFGGSFAILKAEGRDGRYYNGSVGKGAGYGAQKGLFMIQGNADARAGIRLSGADIIIGGRVKKPLRADYYANLGVHANIKGFAFEYMTNGRGVVLGDPGPWICAGMTGGVVYLRHQPEVGLTKEALHKRIAKGAKVSIQPLSNKGIDDLTELLTKYKNVLADNGQSEEAEVIAMLLADPEEHFLQVIPTKEQADPSVSTE; from the coding sequence ATGAAAAAGAAATGGACCCCTGAAAATTTTACTGGCTTTAAAAATCAGGAACACGATGCCTGTGGAATTGTTTCTGCAATTGAAAAAAAACGTATTCCTACAAAAAAAAATATTGATGACGTTATTGATGCCCTAGTAAAAATGAACCATCGCGCTGGATTTATCAACGAAGAAGGCGATGGTGTTGGGATCCATATCGATATCCCACGGACACTCTGGAAAGAAAAGTTACAACAAACTAATCAAAACCCTGAACTTGCAACAAACCCTAATTTTGTTGTCGGCCATTTATTTATTAGAAAACAAGCAAATGTAGAAAATGTGAAGGAAACTATTCGCTCCCATTTTTCTGATGCCAATTTTGAAATTGTTTTTGAGTCTGACCAAGTCACAAATACTTTAGCCCTTGGTCCAATGGGTCGCCGAGAAGAACCTTGTTTTTGGCAGGTTGCCTTACTTTCAAAGAATAATGTCGAAAAACTTTCTAGTAAATTATTTGACCTAACTGTTGAAATCGAGAAAGATTTAACGGTTCATGTGGTATCACTAAGCCAATACCATGCTGTCTATAAAGTGCTAGGTGCAGGTGATATCCTACCTAAATTTTACTCTGATTTAGCTAATCCGCTTGTCGCTTCAACAATGACGCTTGGACACAATCGTTATTCAACAAATACCCTTTCAAATTTCTTCCGCGTTCAGCCATTTAGTGTGATTGGTCATAACGGGGAGATTAATACAATTGCAAAACTCCGGGACGAAGCTACTATGCTTGGTGTTCCACTTGTAGATGGAGCTAGTGATTCCCAAGATTTAAGCCGTACTCTTGAGACGTTTATTTGCAAACATAATTATTCGTTATTTGAAGCATTAGAGATCATGTTCCCGCCAATTATTAATGAAATGAAAGCTTTCCCAGAACATTTACAAGATTTATATACTTACATTCGGGAAGCATGGGGACATTTTGCTCAAGGCCCAGCAGGAATTATCTCTCGTTTCGGTGACGAAGCTGCATTTTCTCTAGACTCTTTAGGCTTACGTCCACTCTGGATGCTCGAAAACGATAGCTCTTATTACTTCTCATCAGAACAAGGGATCCTGCCTTCAAGTGAGTTTGTTGCTGAACCAAAGCCACTTGCTCCTGGTGAAAAAGTAGGCATGAAATGGAACGAAGACGACACAATCCATGTCTTTTTCCATGAAGAAGTTCAAGAAGAAGTTTATAATCGTATGAAAAAACGTCTGAATGTTACAGATAGTCGTTCGAGATTAGTTGCAACAATTGAAAAAGTGGATACTCCACTTAAAATGAAATTAAAAGTCACAAATAACTATTACTCTGCATTTGGGTGGGAGCGTGAACACATTCAGATGGTAGAACAAATGGCTGAAAAAGGTGTAGAACCAATACGCTCTTTAGGTCACGATGCTCCTTTAGCTGCCATTGATCCAGGCCGTAAGAATTTGGCTGATTTTATCAAAGAAAGTGTTGCCGTTGTTACAAATCCAGCGATTGACCGCGACCGTGAAATGGAGCATTTCTCTACTCGTGTAATCGTCGGTAAACGACCGTCACCATTTCAGGAAGCACCTTTCAACGTCATTGAGGTTGTATCACCTTTAGTAGTTGAAGGATCTCCTGGTGAATACTTGGCTAGTAAGGAAAATCATCCGTCTTATGAACAAGTGATTGAGCACTTCAAAAAGACAGATGAAGTGTACTATTTAGCACTTTCATTTTCCAAAGAAGAGTCTATTGCTGATGCTCTAACAAGACTTGTTAGCGAAGCTACAACGGCGATTGAAGGTGGCGCAGCGGTTTTAGTACTTGATGACGAAAAAGCCCATAAAAAAGATCAATTATGGTTAGATCCGAGTTTGGCTGTTTCTGCACTCGATCAAGGTCTAACTGAGAAACAACTACGCCGTCATTGTTCTATTATCGCTCGCTCTGGTAGCATCCGTTCTCTTCATGATATTGCTGTGTTATTTGGTTTAGGGGCAGATGTCATTAACCCTTACTTAATGTTTGCCACAGTTGTAGAACAAAGTGATGCACCAGCAGTTCAGTTATATACTGCCTTAAATAAAGGATTAGAAAAAGTTATCTCAACTCTTGGTATTCATGAGCTACGTGGATACGGTCGTTTATTCTCTGCCATGGGCTTAAACAAAGAAGTATCTGATGTATTAAACATTGTTAACTTCTTAGGCTCTACAGAAGTAGCCTTTAACTTTGAAACAATGAAACAAGATAGTTTGGCACGTGCAGAAGATTTTAATAATGAAGGCGCAAGACCAGGAAAGTTATTTCACTTCTTCCCTCGTATTTGGAAGTCCATTGGTGACTTAGCGTCCGGAAACGCTCCTTATCAGGACTATAAAAACAAATTAGAAGAACAAGAGTTGAAAAATCCAATCTCCATTCGACATCTAACGGATTTAGTGAAATCATCTAAACCTTTAAATCCTGAGGATGTTGATGTAAGTGTGAAAAAGCATAGTTTACCATTTATGATTTCTTCCATGTCCTTCGGGTCTCAAAATGAAATTGCTTTCCGTGCATATGCTGAAGCAGCAGATCGTCTGAACATGATCTCATTTAACGGCGAAGGTGGAGAAATTAAAGATATGCTCGGTAAATACCCGAATACACGTGGGCAACAAGTTGCCTCTGGTCGATTTGGGGTTAACGTCGAGTTACTGAATTCTACAAATCTAATTGAATTAAAAATTGGTCAGGGTGCTAAACCAGGTGAAGGTGGACATTTACCAGGCTCAAAGGTTACAGCGAAAGTAGCAGCTGCTCGTAATGCGACAACTGGTTCTGACCTGATCTCGCCTTCAAATAACCATGACATCTACTCTATTGAAGATTTAGCACAAATTATTACTGAATTTAAAACAGCTAACGACCAAGCGAAAGTTGCTGTTAAGGTACCAATCGTTCCTAACATCGGTACAATCGCTGTTGGTATAGCGAAAGCTGGTGCAGATTATATTACCTTAAGTGGATTTGATGGTGGTACAGGTGCAGCGCGTGTTCATGCCCTACAACACGTTGGCTTGCCGATTGAAATCGGGGTCAAGGCAGCTCACAATGCCTTACTTGAAGCTGGTCTTAGAAATTCTGTCGAGCTTTGGGCTGACGGCGGAATGCGTAGTGCTTTAGACGTTATGAAAGTTATTCTTTTAGGAGCAAACCGCGTTGGTTTCGGTACGCTTGCGATGATTGCAGTTGGTTGTACAACATGTCGTGGTTGTCACCTTGATACGTGTCACGTAGGGATTGCTACACAAATTGAAACAGAAGCACAAGCTAAAGAACATGGCTTGCGCCGATTTGTTCCTCGCCAATTTGACATGGCTGTCGAAGGATTAATGAACCTTTTTACAGCATTCGGTAAAGAGCTTCAAGTATTAACTGCTGCACTAGGTGCGAAACGTACACAAGACTTAGTCGGTCGTTCAGACTTACTAGCGCAAACACGTGGTTTAGACCAAATGGATTTAACGAGTATGCTAGAGACACTTTCAATTACTGATATCTCTCAATTTGAAGCAAAATCACAAATTGAAGAAGGCCGCTTAGCTGTTGCTGTTGGAGCTGAGTACTTAGACAATAATGTGGAAGAACTAGCTCAATCTCGTGAATTTACGCAAGTAACTGCAGAACAACGTGTGCTTGGTAGTCGTGTTTCATGTCACCGTGTACGCGGAAAGCTAGACGGCTCATACCGTAGTTTACCAGAGGTTACGTTAAACTTTAAAAACGGTTCAATTCCTGGTAACGGTCTAGGAGCCTATAATAGTGCTGGTGTTGCGATCAATGTTCATGGTGGTGCCCAAGACGGTGTAGGTAAAACTGCATTCGGTGGTTCATTTGCCATCCTTAAAGCGGAAGGTCGTGACGGAAGATACTACAATGGTTCTGTCGGAAAAGGGGCAGGATACGGAGCGCAAAAAGGTCTCTTTATGATCCAAGGAAATGCTGACGCGAGAGCGGGAATTAGACTTTCCGGTGCAGACATTATTATTGGTGGCCGAGTAAAGAAACCGTTACGCGCTGATTATTATGCAAATCTCGGCGTTCATGCTAATATCAAAGGCTTTGCCTTTGAATATATGACAAATGGACGTGGGGTTGTACTAGGCGATCCAGGTCCATGGATTTGTGCGGGCATGACTGGTGGGGTTGTTTACCTTCGCCATCAACCAGAGGTAGGTTTAACAAAAGAAGCTCTGCACAAGCGGATTGCAAAAGGTGCCAAAGTTTCTATTCAACCTTTATCTAATAAAGGCATTGATGATTTAACAGAACTATTAACAAAGTATAAAAATGTTCTTGCAGACAATGGACAATCAGAAGAAGCTGAAGTTATTGCTATGCTGCTAGCTGACCCTGAGGAACACTTCCTACAAGTCATTCCTACAAAAGAACAAGCAGATCCATCAGTATCTACTGAATAA
- a CDS encoding LCP family protein, whose amino-acid sequence MIPIKKVIICCVVLFGFLAAYSAFQPIDLSQQNQSHMVELEPLEADDVQAFEERVPRISKTENKRPQSPFSIKKTPKPLTMLLFGVDKTTDEKYGRSDSIMLALAQPKTKEIMLMSIPRDTYIEIPGHGYHKLNRSFQLGGPELTRKTVSNWLNIDIQETASIDYTNFEKMIDLIGGIEMNVDRRMAHDEFVIEEGLQRLTGRQALYFVRFRKSLDGNHDSDYKRTERQRQLLTKLSHELLKKRTFRESFALLRSMFKTVDTTLSLQQIITYGHHYSDFSSENITTLSITGEGDRRNGLWFEIIPEEELQDKKTLIKDFLKSDEDTTL is encoded by the coding sequence GTGATACCAATTAAAAAGGTTATTATTTGTTGCGTAGTTCTCTTTGGTTTTCTTGCAGCCTACTCAGCTTTTCAGCCGATTGATTTATCCCAACAAAATCAATCACATATGGTGGAGCTTGAGCCTCTAGAAGCAGATGACGTTCAAGCATTCGAAGAACGAGTACCAAGAATTTCCAAAACCGAAAACAAACGACCTCAAAGTCCTTTTTCCATAAAAAAAACACCAAAACCTCTAACAATGCTACTGTTTGGTGTTGATAAAACAACTGACGAAAAGTATGGTCGTTCAGATTCAATTATGCTTGCCCTCGCGCAGCCAAAAACAAAAGAAATCATGCTAATGTCCATTCCCCGAGATACTTATATCGAGATCCCAGGTCATGGGTATCATAAGCTAAATCGCTCTTTCCAACTAGGTGGACCAGAGTTAACAAGAAAGACAGTTTCAAATTGGCTAAATATAGACATCCAAGAAACTGCTTCTATTGATTACACTAACTTCGAAAAAATGATTGATTTAATCGGTGGAATTGAAATGAATGTGGATCGACGGATGGCTCACGATGAGTTTGTTATTGAAGAGGGCCTACAAAGATTAACCGGTAGACAAGCCCTATATTTTGTTCGTTTTCGAAAAAGCTTGGATGGCAACCACGACAGCGATTATAAACGAACAGAACGTCAGCGGCAATTATTAACGAAGTTATCACATGAATTGTTAAAGAAACGAACATTCAGAGAATCCTTTGCTTTATTAAGATCCATGTTTAAAACCGTTGATACGACATTGTCATTACAACAGATCATTACCTACGGCCACCATTACTCTGATTTTTCATCAGAAAACATCACAACCCTATCAATAACAGGTGAAGGTGATCGCCGAAACGGACTATGGTTTGAAATTATTCCGGAAGAGGAACTCCAAGATAAAAAAACACTTATTAAGGATTTTTTAAAATCAGACGAAGATACTACTCTATAA
- a CDS encoding glutamate-1-semialdehyde 2,1-aminomutase codes for MERKQSDILYEEAQQHIVGGVNSPSRSYKGIGGGTPIFMEKAKGAYFWDVDGNKYIDYLAAYGPIITGHAHPHITEAITTAAENGVLYGTPTALEVRFAKMLKEAIPSMEKIRFVNSGTEAVMTTIRVARAYTGRDKIIKFAGCYHGHSDLVLVAAGSGPSTLGTPDSAGVPQSIAKEVITVPFNDIEAYEQALDKWGTEIAAVLVEPIVGNFGIVEPFPGFLEKVNELTHKAGALVIYDEVITAFRFMYGGAQNLLGVEPDITALGKIIGGGLPIGAYGGRKEIMEQVAPLGPAYQAGTMAGNPASISAGIACLEVLSQPGVYEQLDKLGEKLEQGISALAKTYDIPITINRLKGALTVYFTTETVTNYDLAEQTDGEMFAKFFKLIINEGINLAPSKYEAWFLTTQHTEEDITYTLNAVENTFKSLKNA; via the coding sequence ATGGAACGCAAACAATCAGATATATTATATGAAGAAGCTCAACAACATATCGTCGGTGGAGTAAATAGTCCATCCAGATCATATAAAGGCATCGGTGGCGGAACTCCGATCTTTATGGAAAAAGCAAAAGGTGCTTACTTTTGGGATGTAGATGGTAATAAGTACATTGATTATCTAGCAGCTTATGGGCCAATTATTACTGGACACGCCCACCCTCATATAACAGAGGCTATTACGACCGCTGCTGAAAATGGGGTTCTATACGGAACGCCAACAGCCCTAGAAGTAAGATTTGCTAAAATGCTAAAAGAAGCAATTCCTTCTATGGAAAAAATTCGTTTTGTCAATTCAGGGACAGAAGCTGTAATGACAACAATCCGGGTTGCAAGAGCCTACACAGGAAGAGACAAGATTATCAAGTTTGCCGGTTGCTATCACGGCCATTCTGATCTAGTATTAGTCGCGGCCGGATCAGGACCTTCAACCCTCGGCACGCCTGACTCAGCAGGTGTTCCTCAAAGTATTGCAAAAGAAGTAATTACCGTTCCATTTAATGACATTGAAGCTTATGAACAAGCGCTCGACAAATGGGGCACAGAAATTGCTGCTGTACTTGTAGAGCCAATCGTCGGGAATTTCGGTATTGTTGAACCTTTTCCTGGCTTTTTAGAAAAAGTCAATGAGCTGACGCACAAGGCTGGGGCACTAGTGATCTATGATGAAGTTATTACCGCTTTCCGTTTTATGTACGGTGGCGCTCAGAACTTATTAGGAGTTGAACCTGACATCACCGCACTCGGAAAAATCATTGGTGGAGGCTTACCAATTGGTGCTTACGGTGGAAGAAAAGAAATCATGGAGCAAGTAGCACCTTTAGGCCCAGCCTATCAAGCAGGAACAATGGCAGGAAATCCAGCATCCATAAGTGCCGGCATTGCGTGCTTAGAAGTACTCAGTCAACCGGGTGTATACGAACAATTAGACAAGCTAGGCGAAAAACTAGAGCAAGGCATTTCCGCACTAGCAAAAACATATGATATACCAATTACGATCAATCGCCTAAAAGGTGCATTAACTGTCTATTTTACAACCGAGACAGTAACCAATTACGATTTAGCCGAACAAACTGATGGAGAAATGTTTGCGAAATTTTTTAAACTAATCATTAATGAGGGAATAAATTTAGCTCCTTCAAAGTACGAAGCATGGTTTTTAACTACCCAGCACACTGAAGAAGATATTACCTATACATTAAACGCTGTTGAAAATACATTTAAATCTTTAAAAAATGCATAA